In Gossypium raimondii isolate GPD5lz chromosome 12, ASM2569854v1, whole genome shotgun sequence, a single window of DNA contains:
- the LOC128035383 gene encoding protein MAIN-LIKE 2-like translates to MPYLEQAGFGSAALIRTFDLRYDLISALMERSRSETHTFHFSCGEYTVTLEDVALQLGLPIDESPITGIITFAEPTALCYSLLGDSLDDDESNFSGLKFTCLKGNFGHLSANATEGELMRAARAYIIHIIRGVLMPDSNNNKVHITHLPLLADLSNVRSYSWGFAVLTMLYRELCRTTKPAVVDMGGCLTLLQSWALYRMPFLASVSH, encoded by the coding sequence ATGCCCTACTTGGAGCAAGCTGGATTTGGGTCAGCAGCATTGATCCGGACGTTCGACTTGCGATACGATTTAATATCTGCACTAATGGAGCGGTCGCGCTCAgagacccacacttttcatttttcgTGTGGGGAGTACACAGTGACTTTAGAGGATGTTGCACTGCAGCTTGGGCTCCCAATCGACGAGAGTCCCATAACAGGAATAATTACTTTTGCTGAGCCGACTGCACTATGTTATAGCTTATTAGGAGACTCGCTCGACGATGATGAGTCAAATTTTTCgggcttgaaatttacatgccTGAAAGGAAATTTTGGACACTTGTCAGCTAATGCCACTGAAGGAGAGTTGATGCGCGCTGCTCGAGCGTACATCATACATATTATCAGGGGAGTACTGATGCCtgattcaaacaataacaaGGTTCATATCACGCACTTACCTCTATTAGCTGATTTGAGTAATGTTCGCTCGTATAGCTGGGGCTTCGCAGTTCTGACAATGTTGTATCGGGAGCTTTGTCGGACGACAAAGCCTGCTGTCGTAGACATGGGCGGATGCCTTACATTGTTGCAGTCATGGGCACTTTATCGAatgccattcttggcatcaGTTAGTCACTAA
- the LOC105762178 gene encoding protein MAIN-LIKE 2-like → MERWCPETHTFHFSCGECTVTLEDVALQLGLSIDGSPVTGVSAFTEPATLSYSQLGDSLDDDESKFLGLKFTWLKGNFGHLSVNATEGELMYVVRAYIMHIIGGVLMPDSNNKIHIMHLPLLADLSNARLYSWGSAVLIVLYRELCRTTKPAVIDMSGCLILL, encoded by the coding sequence ATGGAGCGGTGGTGCccggagacccacacttttcatttttcgTGTGGGGAGTGCACAGTGACTTTAGAGGATGTTGCACTGCAGCTTGGGCTCTCAATCGACGGGAGTCCCGTAACGGGAGTAAGTGCATTTACTGAGCCGGCTACACTAAGTTATAGCCAACTAGGAGACTCGCTCGACGATGATGAGTCAAAATTTTTgggcttgaaatttacatggCTGAAAGGCAATTTTGGACACTTATCAGTTAATGCCACTGAAGGAGAGTTGATGTACGTTGTTcgagcgtacatcatgcatattATAGGGGGAGTACTGATGCCCGATTCAAACAACAAGATTCATATCATGCACTTACCTCTATTAGCTGATTTGAGTAATGCTCGCTTGTATAGCTGGGGCTCCGCAGTTCTGATAGTGTTGTATCGGGAGCTTTGTCGGACTACAAAGCCTGCTGTCATAGACATGAGCGGATGCCTTATATTGTTGTAG
- the LOC128035610 gene encoding uncharacterized protein LOC128035610, with translation MRFNRIVSLDEMTKIFYKFSVSTDPIKFTEIELVDDKDVESMIALYCGNESDKNVSIHLFTELTGMEQNEDVNAYGEEHGAQESCMVAPISYVDSELTIGGIGIDLNITPDIDVVGDDRYDSSDHYDQEVNSDSDPDVDDVPDDIDNEDVNNDGNINASLVGNQMRRIVIQNNPVSHISLIDPDEAHVAEFPEYPEILPAHRLAVNFDHEELFVGQRFESK, from the coding sequence atgagatttaatagaattGTCTCGTTGGATGAAATGACAAAAATTTTCTATAAGTTTTCAGTTTCAACAGATCCGATCAAATTCACCGAAATAGAACTTGTAGACGACAAAGATGTGGAGTCAATGATCGCTCTTTACTGTGGGAATGAGAGTGACAAAAATGTATCGATTCACTTATTTACTGAGTTAAccggtatggagcaaaatgaagatgtcaATGCATATGGTGAAGAACACGGAGCTCAAGAATCGTgcatggtggctccaatatcgtacgttgatagtgaattgACTATAGGTGGGATCGGTATCGATCTCAATATTACACCCGatattgatgtggttggtgatgataGATATGATAGTAGCGATCATTATGATCAAGAGGTCAATAGTGACAgtgatcccgatgtggacgatgtacctgatgatattgacAATGAAGATGTGAATAACGATGGAAACATTAACGCATCTTTGGTCGGGAACCAGATGCGACGTATTGTGATACAAAATAATCCTGTGTCACACATAtcgctcatagaccccgacGAAGCGCATGTAGCTGAGTTCccggagtaccctgaaatactTCCTGCTCACCGACTGGCCGTAAATTTTGATCATGAGGAGTTATTCGTAGGCCAGAGATTTGAAAGTAAATAA